One genomic segment of Ancylobacter sp. IITR112 includes these proteins:
- a CDS encoding DUF2177 family protein, protein MQFFVAYVSTGLVFLALDALWLGFMASRVYRPLIGDLMAEQPNWPPAALFYLLYVAGVVVFAVQPALASGRWTTALALGAFLGLLAYGTYDLTNHATLRNWPAAMTAIDLAWGTFLTAVATTAGMLITRAITE, encoded by the coding sequence ATGCAGTTCTTCGTTGCTTATGTCTCGACCGGGCTTGTCTTCCTCGCCCTCGACGCGCTCTGGCTCGGCTTCATGGCGAGCCGCGTCTATCGCCCGCTGATCGGCGATCTCATGGCCGAGCAGCCGAACTGGCCTCCGGCGGCGCTGTTCTATCTGCTCTATGTCGCCGGCGTGGTCGTCTTCGCCGTGCAGCCGGCGCTGGCTTCGGGCCGCTGGACCACGGCGCTCGCCCTCGGCGCCTTTCTCGGCTTGCTGGCCTATGGCACCTATGATCTCACCAACCACGCCACGCTGCGCAACTGGCCGGCGGCGATGACGGCGATCGACCTTGCCTGGGGCACCTTCCTCACCGCCGTGGCGACCACGGCCGGCATGCTGATCACTCGCGCCATCACCGAGTGA